A single region of the Thermococcus zilligii AN1 genome encodes:
- a CDS encoding 30S ribosomal protein S17e has product MGNIKQAFIKRVARELFDRYPDKFTRDFEHNKKMVQELTTVQSKTIRNRMAGYITRLVRMKEEGKIL; this is encoded by the coding sequence ATGGGGAACATCAAGCAGGCTTTCATCAAGAGGGTTGCCCGCGAGCTGTTTGACCGCTATCCGGATAAGTTCACAAGGGACTTTGAGCACAACAAGAAGATGGTTCAGGAGCTCACCACGGTTCAGAGCAAAACCATCAGGAACAGGATGGCGGGCTATATAACCAGGCTCGTGAGGATGAAGGAGGAAGGCAAGATACTCTGA
- a CDS encoding ADP-specific glucokinase: MTWDSLYSSAFESVRGRIGGAGKVLLAYNTNIDAVKYLERKDLEKRVEKAGKEEALRYAEELPKRIEDVPQLLGSILWSVKRGKAAELFVESCSTRFYMKQWGWDELRMGGQVGIMANLLGGVYGIPVIAHVPQLSGLQAGLFKDGPIYVPKAENGSLRLVHPRDFAGDEENCLHYIYEFPRGFTVFNFEAPRENRFIGSADDYNPSVYIRPEFRERFEEIAGGSSLAVISGLQALTKENYREPLEIVEEHLEVLNEMGIPTHLEFAFTPDETVRKAILGLLGKFWSVGLNEVELASIVEVMGEKALAEKLLSHDPVDPIAVTEAMVKLAEKTGVRRIHFHTYGYYLALTDYRGEFVRDALLFAALAAAAKAKLGDISSIDDIIKAMEVPVNEKAKPVEEALVEEYGMKDGIAEVNSYQLAFVPTKIVAKPRSTVGIGDTISSSAFVGEFALR; this comes from the coding sequence GTGACCTGGGACTCCCTCTACTCATCCGCTTTTGAAAGTGTAAGGGGCAGGATCGGAGGAGCTGGTAAGGTTCTTCTGGCTTACAACACCAACATCGACGCCGTCAAGTATCTTGAGCGAAAAGACCTCGAAAAGCGCGTCGAGAAGGCCGGTAAAGAGGAGGCTCTCCGCTACGCAGAGGAGCTTCCAAAAAGGATAGAGGACGTCCCCCAGCTCCTCGGCTCAATCCTCTGGAGCGTTAAAAGGGGGAAGGCCGCTGAACTCTTCGTTGAGAGCTGCTCCACGCGCTTTTACATGAAGCAATGGGGCTGGGACGAGCTGAGGATGGGCGGCCAGGTGGGTATAATGGCCAACCTCCTTGGGGGGGTCTATGGCATCCCCGTCATAGCCCACGTCCCCCAGCTTTCCGGCCTTCAGGCGGGCCTCTTTAAGGACGGGCCGATCTATGTGCCAAAGGCCGAAAACGGCTCACTCAGGCTCGTCCACCCGAGGGATTTCGCTGGAGATGAAGAGAACTGCCTCCACTACATCTACGAGTTCCCGAGGGGCTTCACCGTCTTTAACTTCGAGGCACCGAGGGAAAACCGCTTCATAGGCTCGGCCGACGATTATAACCCCAGCGTCTACATAAGGCCGGAGTTCAGGGAGAGGTTCGAGGAGATAGCCGGAGGCTCTTCCCTCGCGGTGATCAGCGGCCTCCAGGCTCTCACGAAGGAGAACTACCGCGAGCCTCTGGAGATCGTCGAAGAACACCTTGAGGTTCTGAACGAGATGGGCATCCCGACGCACCTTGAGTTTGCCTTCACCCCGGATGAAACCGTTAGAAAGGCAATTCTGGGCTTGCTCGGAAAGTTCTGGAGCGTTGGGCTGAACGAGGTTGAGCTGGCCTCGATAGTCGAGGTCATGGGCGAGAAAGCCCTCGCCGAGAAGCTCCTCTCCCACGACCCCGTTGACCCGATAGCGGTCACAGAGGCCATGGTCAAGCTCGCTGAAAAAACCGGCGTGAGGAGGATACACTTCCACACCTATGGCTACTACCTTGCGCTGACGGACTACAGGGGAGAGTTCGTCCGCGATGCCCTCCTCTTCGCGGCCCTGGCTGCCGCGGCAAAGGCGAAGCTCGGCGATATAAGCTCTATAGACGACATCATCAAAGCCATGGAAGTTCCCGTCAATGAGAAGGCTAAGCCCGTGGAAGAGGCCCTCGTGGAGGAGTACGGCATGAAGGATGGCATAGCCGAGGTTAATTCCTACCAGCTCGCCTTTGTTCCAACTAAGATAGTGGCAAAGCCCAGGTCAACGGTCGGCATCGGGGACACCATCTCGAGCTCTGCCTTCGTGGGCGAGTTCGCCCTCCGCTGA
- a CDS encoding 60S ribosomal export protein NMD3 translates to MGERFCYRCGISEEEGGPLIEGLCQVCFRKENPVLLIDGELNTELCQNCGSYKKRGVWVDPKTYELEELIFEVAESALLEAIEDSFDEGVKTFGLVSPEELESIQELPVGEAVVSFEPVDWHIEYFPAIITYEVRVRARIHELQRELHDERKHVTVYVRQTVCPRCQKFLGGYFEAILQVRAEDRPLAEDERKAVEKLVEEKVDEIMRRDRMGFIQDTVEKEEGLDFYMGSTSAARKLAQAIREHFGGTVSEAYELVGLDRQTSREVYRTSVSVRLPKFRRGDIVRDGKGKVYEVERVDGKGLAMRDLSTGESEHRDWKTVERESVETVEAEKREAMVTSIRRTEVQVMDMETYETYELEKPKFEVNEGEIYEMVHLGGRRYFLRRKSY, encoded by the coding sequence ATGGGTGAGCGCTTCTGTTACAGGTGCGGTATAAGCGAGGAGGAGGGTGGTCCCTTAATTGAGGGCCTCTGCCAGGTGTGCTTCAGGAAGGAGAACCCGGTTCTGCTCATTGATGGTGAACTCAACACGGAACTCTGCCAGAACTGCGGGAGCTATAAAAAGAGGGGCGTCTGGGTTGATCCCAAAACTTACGAACTCGAAGAGCTTATCTTTGAGGTGGCGGAGAGCGCTTTGCTTGAGGCCATTGAAGATTCCTTTGATGAGGGGGTCAAAACCTTTGGGCTGGTGTCCCCCGAGGAGCTGGAATCAATTCAGGAACTCCCCGTCGGAGAGGCCGTGGTTTCTTTTGAACCGGTTGACTGGCACATTGAATACTTCCCGGCCATAATAACCTACGAGGTTCGCGTTAGGGCCAGGATCCACGAGCTTCAACGTGAGCTCCACGACGAGAGGAAGCATGTTACTGTTTACGTCCGCCAGACGGTCTGTCCCCGCTGTCAGAAGTTCTTGGGGGGCTATTTCGAGGCGATACTCCAGGTGAGGGCCGAAGACCGGCCCCTGGCGGAAGATGAAAGGAAGGCCGTTGAAAAGCTCGTCGAGGAAAAGGTCGACGAGATAATGAGAAGGGACAGGATGGGCTTTATTCAGGACACCGTTGAGAAAGAGGAAGGGCTGGACTTCTACATGGGCTCCACAAGTGCCGCGAGAAAGCTGGCCCAGGCCATAAGGGAGCACTTCGGTGGAACAGTCAGCGAGGCCTACGAACTGGTCGGTCTCGACAGGCAGACCAGCAGGGAGGTCTACCGTACGAGCGTGAGCGTTAGGTTGCCGAAGTTCAGGAGGGGAGACATAGTTCGGGACGGGAAGGGGAAGGTGTACGAGGTGGAGCGCGTCGACGGGAAGGGGCTGGCCATGAGGGATTTGAGCACCGGCGAGAGCGAGCACAGGGACTGGAAGACTGTGGAAAGGGAGAGCGTTGAGACCGTTGAAGCCGAGAAAAGGGAGGCCATGGTTACGAGCATTAGAAGAACCGAGGTTCAGGTGATGGACATGGAGACCTACGAGACGTACGAGCTCGAAAAGCCGAAGTTTGAGGTCAATGAGGGGGAGATCTACGAGATGGTGCACCTCGGTGGGAGAAGGTACTTTCTGAGGCGCAAGTCTTATTAA
- a CDS encoding ArsR/SmtB family transcription factor has translation MESDMGKLLDILGNETRRRILLMLTRRPYFVSELSQELGIGQKAVLEHLRILKSAGLIEERVEKIPRGRPRKYYTIKRGFRLEVLLTPYTFGTEIYEPTKPGTREVYSMTKALIKAHKPVEEKIEELVDFLGEIEVRLNELLEARRELEEVRLLVETYIENLLRRVAQEDEKLVEEIIHEVEPKLPKRILERINDF, from the coding sequence ATGGAATCGGACATGGGGAAGCTCCTCGATATCCTCGGGAACGAAACCAGGAGGAGGATACTCCTCATGCTCACGAGGAGGCCTTACTTCGTAAGCGAACTGAGCCAGGAGCTTGGGATAGGACAGAAGGCTGTGCTCGAACACCTTCGAATACTGAAGAGCGCAGGGTTAATCGAGGAAAGGGTCGAAAAAATCCCCCGCGGGAGGCCAAGAAAGTACTACACGATAAAGAGGGGCTTTAGACTGGAGGTGCTCCTGACCCCGTACACCTTCGGCACTGAAATTTATGAACCCACGAAACCCGGAACCAGGGAAGTTTACTCAATGACCAAAGCCCTGATCAAGGCCCATAAACCGGTAGAGGAGAAGATAGAGGAGCTTGTGGATTTTCTGGGCGAAATAGAAGTAAGGCTGAACGAACTGCTCGAGGCCAGGAGAGAACTTGAAGAGGTCAGGCTTCTTGTTGAGACGTACATAGAGAACCTCCTGAGAAGGGTCGCACAGGAGGACGAGAAACTCGTCGAAGAAATAATACACGAGGTCGAACCCAAGCTGCCAAAGAGGATACTGGAAAGAATCAACGACTTTTAG
- a CDS encoding DUF424 domain-containing protein, whose amino-acid sequence MIYVKIYRVQGEVLLAACDEELLGKTFREGKLKLEVRERFYKGELMDEDALESLLGEATIANLTGERCVSKAIELGYVDPERVLRIEGIPHAQMAKLVW is encoded by the coding sequence ATGATATACGTTAAAATCTACCGGGTCCAGGGCGAGGTTCTCCTGGCGGCATGTGATGAAGAACTGCTGGGGAAGACGTTCAGGGAGGGTAAGCTCAAGCTTGAGGTCAGGGAGAGGTTCTACAAAGGCGAGCTGATGGATGAAGACGCCCTGGAGTCCCTCCTCGGGGAGGCCACCATAGCCAACCTGACGGGTGAGAGGTGTGTTTCCAAGGCAATAGAACTCGGTTACGTTGACCCGGAAAGGGTTCTGAGGATTGAAGGGATACCCCACGCCCAGATGGCAAAGCTGGTGTGGTGA